Genomic window (Magnolia sinica isolate HGM2019 chromosome 6, MsV1, whole genome shotgun sequence):
TCACTAAAAAatggcgacagggtgcccttcctggctaagtactcctcctatgccgactcttGACGCGTCACatgtgacttcaaaagcttttgaaaaatctgaaagtcgcgtgactggagcttcgatcatcttgacctttatctccttgaaagCCTTCGAGGcagcctttgtccattgaaactctcccttttttatgcagttcgtgatgggagccacaatagaactgaagcctcgaatgaactgcatataaaaagtggctaagccatgaaaccGCATataaaaagcttttgaaaaatctggaagtcgcgtgactggagcttcggtcatcttgacctttatctccttgaaagccttcgaggcggcctttgtccattgaaactctcacttttttatgcagtccgtgatgggagccacaatggaactgaagcctcgaatgaaccgtatataaaaagtggctaagccatgaaagctgcgcacctcatgaatattacgGGGTTtaggccaattaacgatggccttgaccttctcgggatccgccgatacgccctcagctgacacaataaaacctaagaagattacactactagacaagaatgCGCACTTCTTTacgttggcgtacaacttctcggccttaaggatcccacaaacctgcctaaaatggttgaggtgttgctccctagtcatgctataaatcaagatatcatcaaagaatacgactaggaacttccccatgaagggtctcaacacttgggtcatcatacgcatgaaagtgcttggggcattagttaacccaaaaggtataactagccactcatatagcctatccttcgtcttgaaggctgtcttccactcatcaccagggtgtatacggatttggtgatacccacttttgaggtcgatttttgagaagatagtagcattggccatcatatctagcatgtcatcaagacgtgGTATGagaaatcgatacttgattgtgattttgttgatgaccctactatcaacacacatcctccatgtgccatccttcttaggtgtaagaagggtgtgcacggcacatggactcatgctctcttgaatgaaacccttctctagaagttcatcaatctgcctcttcaactcagcgtgctccttcgggttcattctgtaatgcgggaggtttggtagagttgccctagggattaaatcaatggcatgctgtatatccctcatagggggagctcattcggtaaatcatcagAAAAGACaccacgaaactcatgtactacctgaatggccttagtgggtaactctacgctagtctctggtacactctctctagccacaagggcgtaaatcatcgagtccgcctccatctctcgctcaaagtctttggcattcaaaatatggagcggtttagacttggacttcgactccttcacttcttttgggctactcacaccactctgtgcggtgaactcttttccagttgcattcttgggtggcagaggatttagcttgaccttcttgccctcaaaccagaatgtacacacatttgaacggcCAAATAtagtaacatccctgtcatagagccatggcctacccagaatgatatggccCATATCCATAGGAataacatcacaccaaattgtgtctttataagatccgaactgaatagggacaagacaacggtgcgagactaGAATgaatgtttcatcaacccaggagactctatagggctaAGGATGGGCTTCCAACTTCAAGCCCAAAcaactcacagtgctagtcgatgctacgttggcacaactaccactatccatgatcaccttacagctcttttccccacattttgcgtaagtgtagaagatcgtgttgcggcgccagtcattAGTGTTCTTGGCTTGGGCCAGAGCGCAatgcacaattgcgagggtcacagactcttgtgctccctcttcctcatcactaggtgTTCcaactggctcatattcctcctccttactatcactctctgggggcactacttctacttgcccatcaataaggagtactttggtgttCCTCTCTTATGCCGCACTagtgagcaaaatgaccaaatccttgacatctaaaacacctagaGGCCCCACTTCCACATGAACTAGACCcaacaatctctttacccttatcatccttacgtctgggctgaacattaggggaaggtttgttttggaatcccatGTTAGGTCTAGCctcagaggggttggccttagcaccggattcacgaaagtcaaaccgccttcccacggTATTGttcgacatctaacactacttaactgttcgatagtgtttatgtctttggcgagcaattctctcctaatatcAGGACGGAGGACCGTTTTAAAAcaagcaagggtgagtacggggtcctcaccaacctcacagcgggttaagtactcttcgaatttctcaatatagtcaacaatactcatggaaccctgtcgaagagattgCCACTCAATCAACCGcaggcgataagagaaagggagatacttctctttcagcgtttctttcatttctctccaatggactattgggagttccctccctctttcttttttttcactcaaccatcgcccaaaacctctttgcttgacccacaagcttcatcttggcgaatcggactcgtcgagcatccgatatatcataccactcaaaatagtggtccatatccgccaactaATTTAAAAAAActttagggtctaagtggccatcaaaagtaggggcatctactcaCTCCCACGAGGAGTTGCGCATTGGGGTCATATTGGTtatgatgtccctcatggggtgggtgcacaggtacgcgcccatgaccaactccttggccgcctccattccttggtctaatctTCTGACCACCTGCTTGAGAAtgagcatcttccccaatggtggggtttgccctgagggaggcctctatttgagTAACGCGATCATTGATCTATgtgttgttccaagcgcttagacATAGACTCAACTTGCTGGGTTAACTTAGCCATTGATTCTTGTAGCTGCTCCATGTTTagagtagggtgcaaaccaaaaccgcgacccgcacgtgtgggcatacacaggctaactcaacctaaggacctgctatggCAACTATATGTATCtaaaaaaaactaaatgaccctacgagaccctatatgaaggagactacacactgttactaaaattcagctatatatgatggactgaatgcatgaaggactcagacaaactaaatcctaaatatgtggtgaattcccttacaagaaccctaggctttgataccaaatttgatgcaggacgtgaatttaaatatgatatgcaagatttcaggcttagatcacactaattcagaaacaatcacacaaatttcacatcccacatgaaaattcaaacattcaattaaaggggaatctatgcggatctaggcctacacatgttagggctggatcaatgaaaattatgaaccaaataatactcgaagggaaatagaaatcacccacacatgcataagaatcagtccctaatccaaggtaTTCTCCAATcttaattcaaggaaccctaggatgagaaaaggggcaaatcaattagggataatgTAATTTAGGGTCAGGATTTATGAAATCATgtataaaagagaagaaaataggaAGAAATCTGAACCCGAGACGGTCCCTGCGTGTGGATAGCGAGCCAAGTGCGGGCGCACGTGTGCCTGAGGCTGGCCGCACCTGTGGTGGGGGACGGAATCCAGAAACGGAttcctaggccttggtcggccaggcttgggctacaaaacccccaaatctgacGTCGATCCGAGCTCTGGTCTgagtgtggtgctccgccgaagtttcagctcgcctgcgggccgaaatctggaaacctgctgtaatgaagaaatctgatgtaaCAAAGGGACGAATTCGAAGCacagatggtgggggaagatagaaaaaaagatgatggaggatgggggtgaatcgggatcgatgtggcttcgcaccacggtagttagcccttcgaaaagggagggcttcgcacccacttttgaattcttccacaactcaagaagagagtagaaaaataaagcaggaattttttttattaacttcaatgagtccaaagaactacaaggggtgcctatttatagggaaaatcctatacccaaaactcgcaccatgtgcgcaacctattacttggcgatgaagtaaactaaaataaaaaccaaacagagaaatctaaagcgttcacgatgttctaaataataacaataaacaaaacctaaaatatgaaatcaatccgacgagtgggccacgatcatgagattccatgatgggcttttcttgactatcgggcccctttttttgaaccaaaacttgtcttctaactaggaggccctccctggacgtcgtcattgagccagatcgatggtggggtcctccttctgcgtacgtacgtgcgtagggatggtggtgtgcgggcgtgcgtgtgcacgatgtcctcatcataaTGCGTTGTTCATTAATTGGCCTACGGGTTTGGCCCCATTATGGAAGACATTTGGGCCCCTTCCCAGGATCTAATCTATCCCAAAACTCTTGGCAAATAAGTCAACCTGATCCATCAACATTGGGTTGTCCATGTCTTCATCACTTACCCATGCTAGTACACTTCGGGCCCATTTGGATTGAAGTTGTTTTTGCATCAGCTACTGATGCCTCAAGTGGCCGATATCAGTTTCTACTGATTCAGCAGATAAGTATGTtcggtaaacaacatacttacctgcaccaagaagaaagaagaaaaaaaggggaaccttcaccctctctctctctctctctctctctctctcagccgcTGGTGTCAGAGCAGAGGCAGCAACCACAGCTCCAAACGCGGCCTTGGCATGTGATATTCAACTTGCACTGAGGCCATGACACCTATTTCTGAATGTTTTCATTATCTGACTTTGGGTGCTACTTGTTTGGAGTTGGAGACATTGTCAAAGTCATTCAATGGGCTTGAAGTACTGTTTCATTGGTTAGCTTTCATTCTTGTATTGAAGATGTTTCATTGAACCAGGGCCATAATAACAATGAAATACTGTTTCAAATTTCAATAAGCTCATCAAGTCATCAAGTCATTCACTGCAATGTTTTGTAACAGAATTGAAGTACTGTTAACAGCATGTACTGTTATGAAATATTCACGGCTTGAAGTACTATTACACCATGCACATTGCAGATGTTTCGTAACAGAATTGCTAAAGCATTCTCCTATGAAGTACTGTCTTGTAAATCAAATAGGTGGCATTGATTGTCATTGCATAAAATTGtgtattgtttatttatttttatttttattttcaaaatctctaatCCAGCTGTGTTATGGAAGCAGGTCATAGGTCAGGAGTACAAGAACAGGTTAAACGGAGGCCATTTCTTGAATTAGATTATGAATCCGGAAAGCCAATATGTTAGAAATTTCATGCAAGGAAGATATCATTATGAGTTTGAAGCTCAATCCCTCATCACAACCATTGTCAAAATCCCATCTCCGGTGACATTTTctccatttcaaaattttcaatgacaCAATCATGATAAGAGGCACATTATTAAGGCACTGCTTCAGCCAAAGCGTCAGACCAGCTTTTCTCATTTATTCCAATGCCTTTCCTGCAAAATTTGCTTCCATTACCAGAAAACACAGTCTGGTTGAATGTGTTGGAGCAGTCATCCTCAGCTATAATTGCACAGGCATTCGTGTGCCAGATACATGCTGGAAGCTACAAGGGTCTCCGCACCGACATTTTGCTACTACCCTTCAGCCAGGGATCTCTTGGGAAGTTCCATCCCGCACAACTTTGTTGAACAAGCTTGAAATTGCATTGAAGGGTCACCATTTGGATGAAGCATGGGGAATTTTCAATGACTTTAAAACCTTGCATGGTTTTCCTAAGCAGTGCTTGGTGCACAAATTAATAATTGAAATGTCTTACTCGTCTGACTATCGCTGGCTTTGTAAAGCACATGATCTGGTGCTTGTGATTCTAAAAGAGAGGTCAGATTTGCTTCACTATGACTTTTTAATCCGGCTAGCTCTTGTACTGGCAAGAGCGCAAATGCCAATTCCTGCCTCCACTGTTGTGAGAGTAATGCTGGAAAAAGAGAAGTTTCTGCCAATGGATATGTTGAGCACTGTGTTTCTTCACCTGGTGAAGACACCAACTGGTGCATGTCTTGCATCGGATATCTTGATTGAGATTTGTGACTGCTGCTTGCGTGATAGAGGAGAACGAAGTTCAAGAAGTTCTAAATGCTTGAAATTGCAAACTCCTAACACCATGATCTTCAACCTTGTTCTGGATGCATGTGCACGGTTTGGTGCCACCTTAAAGGCCCAACAAATAATAGAAGACATGATGCCTTGGATGGGGGTCATAGCTGATGCAGGCTCCATTGTTATTATGGCCCTGGTCCATGAAAAGAACGGACAGAGAGACGAGTTGAAGAAACTGAAAGAACACGTCGAAAGTGTTCCAGTCTTATTAGATCACCATTATCAGCAGTTTTATGACAGTTTGCTGAGCTTATACTTCAAATTTAATGACATTGACGCTGCCGCAGGCCTCATCTTGGATCTATATAGACGCCAAAAATCTCTTCATTGCTCAGGCGGGCTtgtgagaagagagagggagttaGAAAGGCCTTGCCTGGTCCAGATTGGATCTTGCAATCTTAGGAATGGATTGAGAATGCGGATCAAACCTGAGCTACTGCAGCGTGATTTTATAGTTGGAGCAGGAAGCCGATCAGAACTTGTCCTCTTCATGCATGGCAAGCTTGTTGCTAGCCACAAGGCCCTCTCAAAGCTAATCAATGGCTACGGGAGAGACAGAAAGGTGAGTGATTTATCGAATCTTTTAGTTAGCATAGAGGAGTTGGGTTTTTCAGCAGAAGCCAGCTTGAGCTCCGATGTGATAGATGCTTGCATTCAGTTAGGTTGGCTGGAGATTGCCCACGACATTCTGGATGACATGGAATCAGCTGCAGTTCCTGTCGGGACTGTTACATATACATCGCTTTTGAAAGCATACTGCAAAGGAAACCAATGGAATGAAGCCAAGGTTCTGCTGAAACAAATGAGGAAGGCTGGTTTGTTCATAAATGTATCTGATGAGAAGGTAATCTCCATGTTCCTTTTAGAAGAAGCCACCATCAATCCTCTTGATGTGAAAACTGAATCGGTTAGGAAATCAAGTTTAGCCGAGCTTTTGTTGCAAGAAATCAGTGAGAAAGAATTGACAAATCCACTTGTTTATGAGATCAATTCTTCAATCTACTTCTTCTGCAAGGCCAAAATGATGGACGATGCGTTGAAGACATTTCGGAAAATGCAAGAAATGAAGCTTCGACCTTCAGTGCAGACATTTAGTCATCTGGTAAATGGGTATTCTTCCTTACACATGTACCGTGAGATCACAATATTGTGGGGAGAAATCAGAAGGAGAATGGACGATGGAGTTTTAGCTGTGGACAGGGATTTAAACGATTGCTTGCTGTGGAACTTTATTAGAGGCGGGTACATTGAGAGAGTAATGGAGATTGTTAGATATATGAACAAACATGGAATGTATACTGATAAGTGGAAGTATAGAAGAGAATTTCTGAAGTTCCATAAGGATCTCTATAGGAACTTAAAAGCTTCTAAGGCCAAAACAGAGGCTCAGAGTAACAGGCTGGTGCATGTTCGAGCTTTTAGGAGGTGGGTTGGCATTGAGTGAAGTTCACCGAGAGAATCTGAGTTATCTATTCAATGTCTGTAT
Coding sequences:
- the LOC131248081 gene encoding pentatricopeptide repeat-containing protein At4g17616 translates to MIRGTLLRHCFSQSVRPAFLIYSNAFPAKFASITRKHSLVECVGAVILSYNCTGIRVPDTCWKLQGSPHRHFATTLQPGISWEVPSRTTLLNKLEIALKGHHLDEAWGIFNDFKTLHGFPKQCLVHKLIIEMSYSSDYRWLCKAHDLVLVILKERSDLLHYDFLIRLALVLARAQMPIPASTVVRVMLEKEKFLPMDMLSTVFLHLVKTPTGACLASDILIEICDCCLRDRGERSSRSSKCLKLQTPNTMIFNLVLDACARFGATLKAQQIIEDMMPWMGVIADAGSIVIMALVHEKNGQRDELKKLKEHVESVPVLLDHHYQQFYDSLLSLYFKFNDIDAAAGLILDLYRRQKSLHCSGGLVRRERELERPCLVQIGSCNLRNGLRMRIKPELLQRDFIVGAGSRSELVLFMHGKLVASHKALSKLINGYGRDRKVSDLSNLLVSIEELGFSAEASLSSDVIDACIQLGWLEIAHDILDDMESAAVPVGTVTYTSLLKAYCKGNQWNEAKVLLKQMRKAGLFINVSDEKVISMFLLEEATINPLDVKTESVRKSSLAELLLQEISEKELTNPLVYEINSSIYFFCKAKMMDDALKTFRKMQEMKLRPSVQTFSHLVNGYSSLHMYREITILWGEIRRRMDDGVLAVDRDLNDCLLWNFIRGGYIERVMEIVRYMNKHGMYTDKWKYRREFLKFHKDLYRNLKASKAKTEAQSNRLVHVRAFRRWVGIE